The following proteins come from a genomic window of Montipora capricornis isolate CH-2021 chromosome 9, ASM3666992v2, whole genome shotgun sequence:
- the LOC138014921 gene encoding uncharacterized protein, whose amino-acid sequence MPQQSVSSLFQSVTQLASALEYLQSKKVIHLRVSSTSIFVEKPGKIKLGSMWGCYHGDQVDNQNQGKHSKSKLGAENEMVFWFGQIAKESFRHLEFTQKYRTFTTREKVLNNALCPKALRNLFDQCCAKVTKKRPSFSHVTKTLKHFSLTKLVVTAAFKAESSNELSCKEGEVILLISETISSELNAGGRSWLGEKRNGVVGLFDPKYTTEVVDAEDVVWDAPSGGEEDEEPASGADQAEGEKSSSVPPEIQARGIEAELAFQRALKQGKVRVYRGRVMLVGQNRAGKTSLKKALLGITFDPGEPSTDGIEVDPSRFDVDVDRVVNWQLVKNEKFTSEFADDIARLVVGELTRKEAKEEKPAMNRANDIVQSDVSADEAPHSTEEQLPIQTVGVLTQEDNPPDPCSDVLPGDIPDLIPDPEFHIEIDTSDGVPEDVKILVHKYLERQQSVQEISDRETVVTIWDFAGQHLYYASHPVFLSPRAVYLLVYNMSKDLSAKMEPCVRQGVHDFIPHSSGEETNLDSILSWLVSVHNLTAEGRAKEEEQVDDPPYLRPPVIIVGTHVDEPFEDPKRMETQIKKSLSGKTYEQHVRRPFYRVNNTRAGEDEGIAKVRQEIREVLRLEPYMGEDVPVRWFNFEKVVEALVQQKTFYLKVAQLYNIVRKVCYIEDESEMVAMLDFYHDLGVIIWHGDSVVLQTQWLIHLFKKLITIRPFDEQNPRHAEAWNELEQTGLLSMRLVQHVFAEFLCDGQSQTDILSMMEMYGLIAKFTPKITDSSLSPDVKYFVPAQLCSCPELDDLDKLAYSICPLYILFPDGFLPHGLFPQLVSRLISICSELGCTEEPNLFRNLVRFMLGGNDLFLICKQSFVKVIIVEKETDQQGDEIACKVRERLESILCNLANDFACLRHMRYEFCVVCPSCSSPSKACAKHRVQLCPLSDCMHFLPISKAGKLICRKTFGASSLVEVPGLEEWRGSSKKINDLDVPGASSVKKDEEIVLEKSNIPVNPAERPGPAVFISYQWDHQETVKCLKSKLEEAGFDCWLDIGRMGGGDSMFAEIDAGIRAAKVVLCCVTERYCKSEMCQREVTLADILRKPIIPVLLEFIKWPPSGQLALIFTKLLYIDMSVDPGTFPEGKLQELFQKIKGHVEQ is encoded by the exons ATGCCACAGCAGTCAGTGTCCAGCTTATTTCAAAGTGTTACACAGCTTGCCTCTGCCCTGGAATACctgcaaagtaaaaaagtaattCATTTGAGGGTTTCTTCTACATCGATTTTTGTAGAGAAACCAGGAAAG ATCAAACTGGGAAGTATGTGGGGATGTTATCACGGAGACCAAGTGGATAACCA GAATCAAGGCAAGCATTCTAAATCGAAACTTGGTGCTGAAAATGAGATGGTTTTCTGGTTTGGGCAAATTGCTAAAGAGTCATTTCGTCATCTTGAATTTACCCAGAAGTATCGCACTTTCACAACACGTGAAAAG GTTCTCAACAATGCTCTTTGTCCTAAAGCCTTAAGGAATCTGTTTGATCAATGCTGCGCAAAAGTCACAAAAAAGAGGCCATCATTTTCTCATGTTACCAAAACTCTTAAG cATTTTTCCCTTACTAAACTAGTTGTGACTGCTGCGTTTAAAGCTGAATCTTCAAATGAACTTAGTTGCAAAGAGGGTGAAGTCATTTTGTTGATATCCGAGACTATTTCAAG cGAGTTGAACGCAGGAGGAAGGTCGTGGCTCGGGGAAAAGAGGAACGGCGTCGTTGGTTTGTTTGACCCCAAATACACAACTGAAGTTGTTG ATGCCGAGGATGTTGTTTGGGATGCACCGAGTGGTggcgaagaagacgaagaaccaGCTTCTGGGGCAGATCAGGCAGAAGGAGAGAAGAGTTCATCGG TTCCTCCAGAGATCCAAGCTCGTGGTATTGAGGCAGAACTCGCTTTCCAGCGAGCCCTCAAACAAGGCAAAGTTCGAGTTTACCGCGGACGAGTCATGTTAGTTGGCCAAAACAGGGCTGGAAAAACAAGTTTGAAGAAGGCACTCCTAGGAATTACCTTTGACCCCGGGGAACCCAGCACTGACGGGATAGAAGTCGATCCATCACGATTCGACGTGGACGTAGATAGGGTTGTCAACTGGCAGCTCGTTAAGAATGAAAAATTCACTTCTGAGTTCGCTGATGATATAGCAAGGCTCGTTGTCGGAGAGTTAACGAGGAAAGAAGCGAAAGAAGAAAAGCCAGCGATGAACAGAGCAAATGACATTGTACAAAGTGATGTCTCTGCTGATGAGGCACCTCACTCAACAGAAGAACAG CTTCCAATTCAGACGGTCGGAGTACTCACACAAGAAGATAACCCACCCGACCCTTGCTCCGATGTTTTGCCCGGCGACATTCCTGATCTGATCCCAGATCCAGAGTTCCACATAGAAATTGACACTTCAGACGGGGTACCGGAGGATGTCAAGATCCTTGTGCATAAATACCTAGAAAGGCAACAGAGTGTCCAGGAGATTAGCGATCGAGAGACTGTGGTAACCATATGGGACTTTGCGGGGCAGCATCTTTATTATGCCTCCCATCCCGTGTTTTTATCACCGAGAGCTGTTTACCTATTGGTTTACAACATGAGCAAGGACTTGAGTGCTAAAATGGAGCCGTGTGTTCGTCAGGGTGTGCACGATTTCATTCCGCATTCCAGCGGAGAGGAAACAAACTTGGATAGTATTCTTTCTTGGCTCGTGTCGGTGCATAATCTAACTGCTGAAGGTAGGGCAAAAGAAGAGGAACAAGTCGACGACCCGCCATATTTGAGGCCGCCCGTGATTATTGTAGGTACACACGTAGATGAACCGTTTGAGGACCCCAAACGAATGGAGACCCAGATCAAAAAGAGCCTCTCTGGAAAGACCTATGAGCAGCACGTTCGACGACCTTTTTACCGTGTGAATAATACTCGCGCTGGAGAGGATGAGGGTATTGCGAAAGTTCGCCAGGAAATAAGAGAG GTTTTGCGTTTGGAGCCCTACATGGGAGAGGATGTCCCAGTTCGATGGTTCAACTTCGAGAAAGTGGTGGAAGCTCTAGTCCAGCAAAAAACGTTTTACCTCAAGGTAGCCCAGCTTTACAATATAGTACGAAAGGTGTGTTATATTGAAGACGAGAGTGAGAtggtcgccatgttggatttttaTCATGACCTTGGTGTTATCATCTGGCATGGTGATAGCGTGGTGCTTCAAACACAGTGGTTGATTCACTTGTTTAAGAAGCTCATCACTATACGGCCTTTTGATGAACAG AATCCACGCCACGCGGAAGCTTGGAATGAGTTGGAACAAACTGGCCTTTTGAGCATGCGCTTAGTACAGCACGTGTTTGCCGAGTTCCTGTGCGATGGCCAATCTCAGACCGACATTCTCTCCATGATGGAAATGTATGGTTTAATCGCAAAATTTACGCCTAAAATAACCGACAGTTCTTTATCACCAGATGTTAAATACTTCGTTCCAGCACAGCTCTGTTCCTGTCCGGAGTTGGATGATCTTGATAAACTTGCCTACAGCATATGTCCACTTTATATTCTCTTTCCCGACGGCTTTCTTCCGCACGGACTCTTCCCGCAGCTTGTGTCTCGCTTGATTTCGATCTGCTCGGAACTCGGGTGCACCGAAGAGCCCAACCTGTTCCGCAACTTAGTCAGGTTTATGTTGGGCGGTAATGACTTGTTTTTAATTTGCAAACAGTCCTTTGTGAAGGTGATCATCGTGGAAAAAGAAACTGATCAACAAGGTGATGAAattgcttgcaaagttcgcgaGCGCCTGGAGTCAATTCTTTGCAATTTAGCAAATGACTTTGCGTGCCTACGGCACATGCGGTACGAGTTCTGCGTGGTCTGTCCGTCATGTTCCAGTCCAAGCAAAGCATGCGCAAAACACAGGGTACAGTTGTGTCCTCTCAGTGACTGTATGCACTTTCTTCCAATTTCAAAGGCAGGAAAATTGATCTGCAGGAAGACGTTCGGTGCGAGTTCGCTAGTGGAAGTTCCTGGCTTAGAAGAGTGGCGTGGTTCTTCAAAGAAG atAAATGATCTTGATGTTCCAGGCGCATCTTCAGTTAAAAAGGATGAAG AAATCGTCTTAGAAAAGAGCAATATCCCTGTAAACCCTGCCGAGCGTCCTGGTCCTGCGGTGTTTATCTCGTACCAGTGGGATCACCAGGAAACGGTAAAATGTCTCAAGAGCAAACTTGAGGAGGCTGGCTTCGACTGTTGGTTGGATATTGGACGAATGGGTGGGGGAGACTCCATGTTTGCCGAAATTGACGCGGGAATTAGAGCAGCAAAG GTGGTCTTATGTTGCGTGACAGAGCGTTACTGCAAATCTGAAATGTGCCAACGAGAAGTAACACTTGCTGACATCTTAAGGAAGCCCATCATCCCCGTTTTGCTCGAGTTTATCAAATGGCCGCCATCGGGACAACTCGCTTTGATATTTACCAAGCTGCTTTACATTGACATGTCTGTAGACCCTGGAACGTTTCCCGAGGGCAAATTACAAGAACTTTTTCAGAAAATCAAAGGTCACGTTGAGCAATGA